CTTCGACGGCGATGTCGAACATGTCGCCGAGTTCGACCACGCCGACCCCACCGCAGGCGGGCAGACGCTGCCGGAGAATCTCAATGTCAAAGACCGCTTCTTCCATCGGCTCAAGACGTTCGGGCACTGGCTCGACGACCAGTTCCGCGACCCCCTCGGCCGACTGCGGACAGAGTTCACCACCCCCGAAGGCCTGGTGATACCCGGCGACCCCAACACCACGGAACCCCTGTTCCCCGGCCTGCGACGGATCCGGTTCACGACACCACTACAGTCGCCGGAGGCGCATGGTCACCCGATCCCGTCACCACCCATCCGGCCGATGACCCGGGTGGCGGCCAAACACGCCCGCAGGCAACGAGAACGAGAACGCAACCGACGCCGCCGAGAGGACGGTCAGAGATGACGCTCAGTCATCACCCTCGGCGAACACCCCGTTGGCGATCCGGAACGCGGTATTCGCATCCGGTACCCCGCAGTAGATCGCCGACTGCAGGAGCACCTCCTTGATCTCGTCGCGGGTGAGACCGTTGCGCAGGGCGGCGCGCAGATGCATGGCGAGTTCCTCGTGATGGCCGCGGGCGATCAACGCGGTGAGGGTGATCATCGATCGGCTGCGACGGTCCAGACCGGGGCGGGTCCAGATGCTGCCCCACGCATACTCGGTGATGAGTTCCTGGAAGTCGCTGGTGAGGTCGGTGATGGCGTCCGTGGCCCGGTCGACGTGTGCGTCGCCGAGCACCTCGCGCCGCACCGCCATGCCGTCGTCGTATCGGCTCATCGGGCTTCTCCCCTGTCCATTGCTCCTGTGATGCGCGCGCGTTCGAGTTGCGCGTCGATGTAATACGTTGTCGCGCCGAGGTAGTTCGCCTCCGGTCGATGACCGGCGATCGTGGCCATCGACACCTGTTCGGATCGCACCGCATCGCCGGCATCGGCCAGGTTGGTGGCCATGCGGTTGGTGTGGACGCGCAGATCGTCGACGAGACGGGTGGTCTGGCGCGCCGCGACGACGCTCCGACGGACAAGATCCCGGATGGCGGCCCACTCCGCATGCCAGCCGCCGGAGGTCCGTTCCTCGACGGCGTCGGCCGCGGCGAGATGCAGGGTGGCCCCGAGTTGTGGCGCCGAGATCGCGGCCCGCCGGATCTGCACGGACAACGCCGGATTGGCCTTGTGCGGCATCGTCGACGACGCTCCACCGGCACCTTCGGTGAGCTCGCCGAGCTCTGGGCGCGACAGGGTGAGTACGTCGTTGGCGATATGGCCCCAGGCGTCGGTACAGCCGACCGCGGCGTCGCCGGCGCGGGTGATCGCGGTGCGCACCGAATGCCACGGCGTGGAGGGCTCGAGCCCGAGTTCCCGCGCGACGATGGTCGATGTCTCCGCGACCAGGTGCCCGGGATTCACCGTGGCACCGGCGAGTTCGACCACGGCGGCCGACGTCCCGGCCGCACCGCCGAGTTGCACCGGAAAGCGCAGCGCGTCGACCTGCTCCCGTGCGTCGAGCACGCCACGCAGCCACAGCGCGGCCTTGAGTCCGAAGACCATCGGGACCGCCTGCTGTGTCAGCGTTCTCGCGACCATCGGAGTGGCGCGGTGATCGTCGGCATGGCGCGCGAGGATCTCGACCTGCCGATCGAGTTCGCCGGCGATGGCGGCGAACGCCTCGGCGACACAGATCATCAGTGCCGTATCCACGACGTCCTGACTGGTGAGTCCACGGTGCAACCAGGTCGCGGCCGGGGACGAGCCGAGGCCGTCACGAAGCCGTCGCACCAGCGGGATCACCGGGTTGCCTCCGGATTCCGCCTCCACCGCGATCTGCGCACGGTCGGCACCGGTGATCAACCCGCGGAGCGTATCCGCCGTGACAGCGGCCTCCGGCGGAGCGACCCCGGTTGCCACCAGAGCCGCCGACCATGCCGCCTCGACGGCGATCATGGCCTCGAGAATCGCTGCGTCGGTGAGGATTTCACCGGCGTGGTGATCGCCCGGCCAGAGGAGGTCGGCCACAGGTCATCGGCCTCCGTGGTCGAGGAAGACCGTCTCGCCGTCACCCTGAAGGCGGATGTCGAAGCGGTAGCCGCCGTCCTCGGCGATCGAGATCAATGTCGATCGACGATCCTCGGGGACGGAGGTCAACAAAACGTCGGCGGCCAGCGCGCGAGCACTGTCGGGCAGGTAGGCACGCGTGAACAATCGGTCGAGCAGTCCGCGTGCGAAGACACAGATCGCGAAGAACGGAGCAGCCTCCGAGACGATCGGTCCGGGCGCCACCGTCGCAAACGAGTAGTGCCCGGTTCGATCGGTCTGGACGCGACCGAACCCGGTGAAGGTGAATCCGTCCCGCCGCAGCGATCCGGGCTCCTGGCTGACGTGGCCGGCTCCGTCGGTCTGCCAGATCTCGATCAGTGCGTCGGGCACCGGGTCACCTGCACCATCGAATACTGTGCCGTGCAGTCGAATCCGATCCGGATGTCCGGACGGCACCAACTCCGCACCACCGTCGAACGGCAGGGCGTAGTGGAAGAACGGACCGACGGTCTGGCCGGGGGTGGGTGGATGAGTCACTGGTCCTCCTCCATCGGGGTCTGGCGACTGCCGGTGAGCACGATGTCCCAACGGTATCCGGTGGACCACTCGTGCTGGGTCAGATCGTGGTCGTAGGTGGCGACGAGGCGGTCGCGCGCCTGCTGATCGACGATCGCCTGGTAGATCGGATCGAATGCGAAGAGCGGGTCGCCGGGAAAGTACATCTGGGTGACGAGCCGCTGGGTGAAGGCGGTGCCGAACACCGAGAAGTGGATGTGCGCGGGGCGCCACGCATTGTGATGGTTCTTCCACGGGTACGGGCCGGGCTTGATGGTGGTGAACCTGTACCACCCGTCGTTGTCGGTGAGGCAGCGGCCGACTCCGGTGAAGTTGGGGTCGATCGGCGCCGGGTGCTGGTCACGCTTGTGGATGTAGCGCCCCGCTGCGTTGGCCTGCCACACCTCGACGAGCTGGCCGCGGATCGGGCGGCCGTCACCGTCGAGCACACGCCCGGTGACGACCATCCGCTCACCCACCGGTTCGCCGCTGTGCTGGATGGTGAGGTCGGCCTCCAGGGGGTCGACGTCGCGGTGCCCGAATGCCGGCGACCAGAGCTCGATCCCCTCCGGATCGGAATGATGAAAGCTCTTGGTGGGATGGCGGAGCAGACTCGACCGGTAGGGCGCATAGTTCAGGCGCGGTGCGGTCTCGGGTGCCGTCCCGGCCGACACCGACGAGGCGTACTCCGCACCGATCCGTGCGATCTCGTCGCTGATCTGCTGCTGTGTGCCCGCGGCGGCGTCCGAGCCGGCGATCAATGGTGTGGCCATCCTGTGTACCCTTCTGCGAGATAGGTTGAGCCGGCCTCCGAGGAGACCAGGGACTGAAGCTCTCCGAGTTGTCGCTGTTCGTCGAATTCCGAAGCGCCCGAGACATTGTGGAGCATCGAGGTCATCCAGTACGAGAAGTGCTGCGCCTTCCACACCCGCGCCAGCGCGCGGTCGGTGTAGCCGTCCAGGGCGTCGCCGTCGTTCTTCTTGATGGCACGTTCGATCGCCTCGGCGAGCACCCGGACGTCGGAGAGCGCGAGATTCAGACCTTTGGCGCCGGTCGGCGGGACGGTATGGGCGGCGTCGCCGGCCAGCAGCAGTCGACCGTGGCGCATGGGCGACTGCACAAAACTGCGGAACGGCAGCACCGTGCGCTCGATGACCGGCCCCTCCTGGAGTCGGAAGCCGTCGGAACCGGACAGCCGAGTGTGCAGCTGATCCCAGATCCGGTCGTCGGACCATTCGCCCGGGTTCTCGCCGGGATCGCACTGGAAGTACATGCGCTGCACGGTGTCAGTGCGCTGACTGATGAGCGCGAAGCCCTCGGGCGCCCGGTTGTAGATGAGTTCGGGAGCGCTCGGCGGCGCCTGCACCATGACGCCGAACCAGGCGAAGGGGTACTCGCGGAAGTACTGGTGAGCGTCGGCGACCAGTGATCGGCAGATGCTGCGGGAACCGTCGGCGCCGACCAACAGGTCCGCGGTCACCTCGTGCGAGATGCCGTCGGCATCGGTGTATCGGACGGTCGGAGAATCGAGGACGCCGTGCACCTCGGTGTCGGTGATGCCGTAGCGCAGGTCGCCACCGTCACGGGTGCGGGCCCGGTGCAGATCGATGAAGACCTCGGTCTGCGGATAGAGCCAGCATGATGCACCGGTCAGCTTCTGGAAGTCGATGCGATGGCTGACACCACCGAAGCGCAGCGCGATGCCCTCGTGCTCGTGGCCCTCGGTGAGCACGCGATCGGAGACCCCGGAGTCGACCAGCAGCCGCACGCTGTCGCGCTCGAGGATGCCGGCGCGGTGCGTGGTCTCGATCTGCTCGACGGTCCGGTTGTCGACGACGACGCTCTCGATCCCGGCGACGTGCAGCAGGTGAGAGAGCATGAGGCCCGCCGGCCCGCCGCCGACGATGGCCACCTGGGTTCGGGTGGTGGGCCCAGCGTTCATGGACTGTCTCCGCGTTCTGTGAGGTGGTGCAATGGGTCGACCATAGGAGTCGCCGATCACAACTGTCGATGCGCGGATTTCACTCAGTGAAAGTTGGTTGGTCCGGGTTCAAGTTCGGGTTCGGGTACCTCGGACAGTCGCCAAGCCGCTCCCGGGAAATGCACCCCGGAAATGCGCCCGACTCAGCGGAGGCATCGACACTGTGTCGACGGGCTCGCTGCAGGGGGTGCATCTCCGGGGCGCATTCCCGGGCCGCAGGTGCGGAGCGGCTTCCCAGGGAGCGTTTCCCAGGAGCATTCCCAGCGCCACCATCTTGCCGGCACGCATCAGATCGGACGTCCGCGATCAGCACGCCCGACGGCGATGGATCTGCTGACGCATGATCCGCTGGATGTCGGCGTAGGTGGCCTCCCATTGCCGGAAGACCTGACCATAGGTGAGGCGGAGCGGGATGTAGCCATCCGCGACCAACAACCGATCCCGACGACGGTCGGATTCGTAGTTCGTCACAC
This sequence is a window from Gordonia insulae. Protein-coding genes within it:
- the pcaC gene encoding 4-carboxymuconolactone decarboxylase, with translation MSRYDDGMAVRREVLGDAHVDRATDAITDLTSDFQELITEYAWGSIWTRPGLDRRSRSMITLTALIARGHHEELAMHLRAALRNGLTRDEIKEVLLQSAIYCGVPDANTAFRIANGVFAEGDD
- a CDS encoding lyase family protein: MADLLWPGDHHAGEILTDAAILEAMIAVEAAWSAALVATGVAPPEAAVTADTLRGLITGADRAQIAVEAESGGNPVIPLVRRLRDGLGSSPAATWLHRGLTSQDVVDTALMICVAEAFAAIAGELDRQVEILARHADDHRATPMVARTLTQQAVPMVFGLKAALWLRGVLDAREQVDALRFPVQLGGAAGTSAAVVELAGATVNPGHLVAETSTIVARELGLEPSTPWHSVRTAITRAGDAAVGCTDAWGHIANDVLTLSRPELGELTEGAGGASSTMPHKANPALSVQIRRAAISAPQLGATLHLAAADAVEERTSGGWHAEWAAIRDLVRRSVVAARQTTRLVDDLRVHTNRMATNLADAGDAVRSEQVSMATIAGHRPEANYLGATTYYIDAQLERARITGAMDRGEAR
- the pcaG gene encoding protocatechuate 3,4-dioxygenase subunit alpha; this translates as MTHPPTPGQTVGPFFHYALPFDGGAELVPSGHPDRIRLHGTVFDGAGDPVPDALIEIWQTDGAGHVSQEPGSLRRDGFTFTGFGRVQTDRTGHYSFATVAPGPIVSEAAPFFAICVFARGLLDRLFTRAYLPDSARALAADVLLTSVPEDRRSTLISIAEDGGYRFDIRLQGDGETVFLDHGGR
- the pcaH gene encoding protocatechuate 3,4-dioxygenase subunit beta, producing the protein MATPLIAGSDAAAGTQQQISDEIARIGAEYASSVSAGTAPETAPRLNYAPYRSSLLRHPTKSFHHSDPEGIELWSPAFGHRDVDPLEADLTIQHSGEPVGERMVVTGRVLDGDGRPIRGQLVEVWQANAAGRYIHKRDQHPAPIDPNFTGVGRCLTDNDGWYRFTTIKPGPYPWKNHHNAWRPAHIHFSVFGTAFTQRLVTQMYFPGDPLFAFDPIYQAIVDQQARDRLVATYDHDLTQHEWSTGYRWDIVLTGSRQTPMEEDQ
- a CDS encoding 4-hydroxybenzoate 3-monooxygenase, whose product is MNAGPTTRTQVAIVGGGPAGLMLSHLLHVAGIESVVVDNRTVEQIETTHRAGILERDSVRLLVDSGVSDRVLTEGHEHEGIALRFGGVSHRIDFQKLTGASCWLYPQTEVFIDLHRARTRDGGDLRYGITDTEVHGVLDSPTVRYTDADGISHEVTADLLVGADGSRSICRSLVADAHQYFREYPFAWFGVMVQAPPSAPELIYNRAPEGFALISQRTDTVQRMYFQCDPGENPGEWSDDRIWDQLHTRLSGSDGFRLQEGPVIERTVLPFRSFVQSPMRHGRLLLAGDAAHTVPPTGAKGLNLALSDVRVLAEAIERAIKKNDGDALDGYTDRALARVWKAQHFSYWMTSMLHNVSGASEFDEQRQLGELQSLVSSEAGSTYLAEGYTGWPHH